In the Arachis ipaensis cultivar K30076 chromosome B10, Araip1.1, whole genome shotgun sequence genome, one interval contains:
- the LOC107621468 gene encoding uncharacterized protein LOC107621468: MAAYRQQVEENHHDLVNLLTQQMTTILNPMMADHELRFERLARQVERIARIVDYDEGERHNVRGTNEGMENIFQNENHVPNRENPRIVHRHENADNVLHGLRDRYQVTRIIEEVLNRVGLNVGFMNQPHFVSAFPQVVKMVEVLREVKNPKIITKFAGEVGESTTEYVACYLVEIGNLANDENLKMKFFPSSLTKNAFTWFSNLRPNSITTWNQLETAFHA; this comes from the coding sequence ATGGCAGCGTATCGACAACAAGTGGAGGAAAATCATCATGACTTGGTTAATTTATTGACTCAGCAAATGACTACAATTCTGAATCCTATGATGGCCGATCATGAATTGAGATTCGAGCGTCTTGCTAGACAAGTCGAGAGGATCGCTCGAATCGTCGATTATGATGAAGGCGAAAGGCATAATGTTCGAGGAACTAATGAGGGGatggaaaatatttttcaaaatgaaaatcatgttccaaatcgAGAAAATCCTCGCATAGTTCATCGACATGAGAATGCTGATAATGTTTTACATGGATTGCGTGATCGTTATCAGGTCACCCGAATTATAGAAGAAGTGTTAAATCGGGTTGGATTGAATGTTGGTTTTATGAATCAGCCACATTTTGTCTCGGCTTTTCCCCAAGTAGTTAAAATGGTTGAAGTGCTAAGAGAggtaaaaaatccaaaaataattacaaaatttgcTGGAGAAGTCGGAGAATCAACAACTGAATATGTTGCTTGTTATTTGGTCGAAATTGGAAACTTAGCAAATGacgaaaatttgaaaatgaaattttttCCGTCGTCATTGACGAAGAATGCATTTACATGGTTTTCgaatcttagaccaaattcgaTCACAACATGGAATCAGTTAGAAACTGCTTTTCACGCTTAG